A single region of the Populus nigra chromosome 2, ddPopNigr1.1, whole genome shotgun sequence genome encodes:
- the LOC133681603 gene encoding uncharacterized protein LOC133681603 — translation MAAATMATAAGAALLLYYILIRRLAAAKGGDLSKSRSGRRIPRRLVQAPATWLETISTLSETLKFTYSETLGKWPIGDLAFGINYLLRRQGNLQVASVYAGSNSVQLKGPEIIAEMYDLLRLLILCMYFSKKPFPVFLELAGFSQEDVLIQKPKAGLLKPAFTIIHDRSSKHFLLLIRGTHSIKDTLTAATGAVVPFHHSVLHDGGVSNLVLGYAHCGMVAAARWIAKLISPCLLKALGEYPDHKIKIVGHSLGGGTAALLTYILREQKEFSSSTCVTFAPAACMTWDLAESGKHFITTVINGSDLVPTFSAASVDDLRSEVTASSWLNDLRDQVEHTRVLNVVYRSATALGSRLPSIASAKARVAGASALLLPVSRSTQVVMKRAQDVAQAVVRTRSSLTSWSCIGPRRRSVGPTINSNSEDLPEGTLVSGNSEALATEVQTKDSVQIKLESNASSGSGHDDTEEDEPLLSDNGVIASSVIEEVTEGQLWYELERELQRQDSEVDIQAQEEEAAAAKEIIEEENVLANAAEAKNPITSEDLSESQLLYPPGRIMHVISISSPDTTNLELDGPTEEHIGLYETPRELYSKIRLSRTMINDHYMPMYKKMMELVIQELENDEDCSCAMLQD, via the exons ATGGCGGCTGCGACAATGGCGACGGCAGCGGGAGCAGCGCTGCTGCTGTATTACATATTAATCCGGAGACTAGCGGCAGCGAAGGGCGGTGATTTATCGAAATCGAGGTCGGGGAGGAGGATTCCCAGAAGACTGGTACAAGCGCCTGCCACTTGGCTGGAAACAATATCAACATTATCAGAGACGCTTAAATTCACCTACTCCGAGACTTTAGGAAAATGGCCCATTGGTGACTTGGCTTTTGGCATCAATTATCTCTTAAGAAGACAG GGTAATTTGCAAGTTGCAAGTGTATATGCTGGTAGTAATTCTGTACAGTTGAAAGGCCCGGAAATCATAGCAGAGATGTATGATCTATTGAGATTGTTGATCCTTTGCATGTATTTTTCGAAGAAGCCATTCCCAGTCTTTTTGGAGTTGGCTGGATTCTCTCAGGAGGATGTTCTTATTCAGAAGCCAAAAGCAGGG CTTCTGAAGCCTGCTTTCACAATTATACATGATAGAAGCTCAAAACATTTCCTTCTACTGATTCGTGGTACTCATAGCATCAAAGATACACTAACAGCAGCAACTGGTGCAGTGGTCCCTTTTCACCATTCGGTTTTACATGATGGTGGGGTTAGTAATTTAGTTTTAGGATATGCACACTGTGGAATGGTTGCTGCAGCTCGTTGGATTGCCAAACTGATCTCCCCATGCCTGCTTAAAGCACTTGGTGAATATCCTGACCACAAAATTAAG ATTGTTGGGCATTCACTTGGTGGTGGTACTGCAGCATTATTAACATACATTCTTCGAGAACAAAAGGAGTTCTCTTCTAGCACCTGTGTCACATTTGCCCCAG CTGCATGTATGACATGGGATTTAGCTGAATCAGGCAAGCATTTCATTACCACTGTCATCAATGGATCCGATCTGGTGCCTACATTTTCTGCTGCCTCTGTTGATGATCTTCGCTCTGAG GTCACAGCATCTTCGTGGCTAAATGATTTGAGGGATCAGGTTGAGCATACCAGAGTCCTAAATGTTGTTTATCGCTCTGCCACTGCACTGGGATCTCGTCTACCATCCATAGCTAGTGCGAAAGCCAGGGTCGCTGGTGCAAGTGCACTTCTGCTACCCGTCTCCAGAAGCACCCAG GTTGTGATGAAGCGAGCACAAGACGTCGCCCAAGCTGTCGTCAGAACACGCTCATCCCTGACATCATGGTCGTGTATAGGGCCACGTCGACGTTCCGTGGGCCCAACAATAAATTCTAATTCAGAGGATTTGCCTGAAGGGACTCTAGTATCTGGAAACTCTGAAGCTCTTGCGACTGAAGTCCAGACAAAAGACTCAGTGCAGATCAAACTTGAGAGTAATGCAAGCAGTGGTTCAGGTCATGATGATACCGAGGAAGATGAGCCACTTTTATCCGACAATGGAGTCATAGCTTCATCAGTCATAGAGGAGGTTACTGAAGGTCAATTGTGGTATGAACTGGAGAgggagcttcaaaggcaagaTAGCGAAGTTGATATCCAAGCACAGGAGGAAGAAGCTGCTGCAgcaaaagaaattattgaagaGGAGAACGTTCTCGCCAATGCAGCTGAAGCAAAAAATCCCATCACTTCAGAGGACCTGTCAGAGAGCCAACTGTTATATCCTCCTGGCAGAATCATGCATGTCATTTCCATATCTTCCCCAGATACAACCAACTTAGAACTCGATGGACCGACGGAAGAACATATAGGTTTATATGAGACTCCTAGAGAACTGTACAGTAAGATACGACTTTCAAGAACGATGATCAATGATCATTACATGCCTATGTATAAGAAGATGATGGAATTAGTAATCCAGGAACTTGAAAACGATGAAGACTGTAGTTGTGCTATGTTAcaagattaa